The following is a genomic window from Bacteroidota bacterium.
AGACAGAACGATTCGGATCTGGAATGCCGAAAATGGGGATTTGCAGAATACCATCAAAGATGGAATTAATGGTACGGTACGTTCTATTGTGATCAGTCCGGATGGAAAATTTATTATTTCGGGGGTCCGAAATAATTTTAAAATTTTCACCATAGAAGGGAAATATGTAAATACATACAGTAGTTCTGTTACCGATATTTGGACGGCGGCCGTGAGTCCTGACCATAGATATCTTACTTTTGGCTCCTTTGATAAGATTTTTAAGCTGGTGGATTATACCAACGGTAAGATTTTGAAAAGATTTGTGGGCCATGAGAAAAATAACCTGTCTGTTGCTTTTAGTCCGGATGGGAAGTACATCCTGAGCGGTTCATTTGATGAAACCCTTAAGCTTTGGGATGTTGCTTCAGGCAATTGTGTCAGGACCTACAAGGGTCATGACGGAAATATTTTTTCGGTTGCATTTAGCCCTGATGGAAAACATTTCGCCAGTGCTTCAGAAGATAAAACCGTAAAACTTTGGGATGTTGATAAAGAGTTTCCGGTAAAAAGTCTGGCTTTACACAGTGGAGTTGTGTTAACTCTTTCCTATAGCCCTGATGGGAAAAATTTGCTCAGCGCAGGTGCTGATGATAATATTATTTTATGGGAAGTTTCTACCGGTAAAAAGATTTACACTTACATTGGCCATAACGAAACCGTAAATTGTGTGGCATTTAGCCCAGACGGAAAGAATTTTGCCAGTGCCGGCGACGATAAAAAAGTCTTTTTATGGAAAATAAATACAGATCTTTTTGTTGATGCCCATTATCATGATCAGATACAGGCAGCAATGGACAGTACGAAACTATTTATTCCCAAAACAAAATCTGAGAGCCGCGAAGCATTTAACAAAAGGCAGGAAAGGGCAAAGGTCTTCAGAGATAATTTGTACAAGAAATATTACGAATGGTATAAGGCCAATTTTTAGTTTTCCATGGCTTACTAATATTGAAGTGATGAACCCCGGGGCTATGCAGCCTGAGGTTCATTTTTTGTTTTAGCATTTTGATAAATCATCTTTCCGGTAATAATGCCTACTCCGACAAAAAGGCCAAGGAAAATCATTGCGGCTAAAATCAGTGAACGTTTGGGTTTGCTT
Proteins encoded in this region:
- a CDS encoding WD40 repeat domain-containing protein — its product is FVFSCCAWAQEELPEKVLKKHDGKVLALAYSPDGKYLFTGSEDRTIRIWNAENGDLQNTIKDGINGTVRSIVISPDGKFIISGVRNNFKIFTIEGKYVNTYSSSVTDIWTAAVSPDHRYLTFGSFDKIFKLVDYTNGKILKRFVGHEKNNLSVAFSPDGKYILSGSFDETLKLWDVASGNCVRTYKGHDGNIFSVAFSPDGKHFASASEDKTVKLWDVDKEFPVKSLALHSGVVLTLSYSPDGKNLLSAGADDNIILWEVSTGKKIYTYIGHNETVNCVAFSPDGKNFASAGDDKKVFLWKINTDLFVDAHYHDQIQAAMDSTKLFIPKTKSESREAFNKRQERAKVFRDNLYKKYYEWYKANF